A stretch of Girardinichthys multiradiatus isolate DD_20200921_A chromosome 20, DD_fGirMul_XY1, whole genome shotgun sequence DNA encodes these proteins:
- the setmar gene encoding histone-lysine N-methyltransferase SETMAR, whose product MVHDMTEEHGLDLSGGLEDVPVLCKALTSPTFKYSTDNVAGPGCSVDPSEVTLPGCSCLSCSCRADSCSCLQTFGRACESIGRLLNIDRPESGYSTPVFECNALCTCSDTCSNRVVQRGLQHRLEVFHTKSKGWGVRTMEEISRGMFVCEYAGEVISFAEAKRRQFDQRTEENNYIIAIREHAGTSSITETFVDPAQVGNVGRFLNHSCTPNLYMLPVRVHSVIPRLALFAGRDIHAQEELTFDYSGRYGTQSAAEAPSTVGFQRKQCHCGAMNCKRFLPLDLSILS is encoded by the exons ATGGTCCACGATATGACTGAGGAGCACGGGTTGGATTTGAGCGGCGGATTGGAGGATGTTCCTGTTTTATGTAAAGCTCTGACATCTCCGACGTTTAAG tattcCACAGATAACGTTGCAGGACCAGGATGCTCCGTCGATCCAAGTGAAGTAACTCTTCCTGGATGCTCGTGTCTTTCCTGTTCCTGCCGCGCTGACAGCTGCTCCTGCCTCCAGACATTCGGTCGGGCCTGTGAGAGCATCGGCAGGCTGCTGAACATCGACAGACCTGAATCTGGTTACTCTACCCCTGTTTTTGAGTGCAATGCCCTTTGCACCTGCAGCGACACCTGCTCCAACCGCGTGGTGCAGAGAGGGCTTCAACACAGGCTGGAGGTCTTCCACACCAAGAGCAAGGGCTGGGGAGTCAGAACAATGGAGGAAATCTCACGTGGGATGTTTGTGTGCGAGTATGCAGGGGAGGTGATCAGTTTTGCGGAGGCTAAACGCAGACAGTTCGACCAGAGAACTGAGGAGAATAATTACATCATCGCCATCAGGGAACACGCAGGAACGAGCTCCATCACTGAGACGTTTGTGGACCCCGCTCAGGTGGGAAACGTGGGCCGCTTTCTAAACCACTCCTGCACACCCAACCTGTATATGCTGCCGGTGCGTGTTCACTCTGTGATTCCTAGGCTTGCGCTGTTCGCTGGACGGGACATTCATGCACAAGAGGAACTGACGTTCGACTACTCGGGAAGATACGGTACCCAATCGGCTGCAGAGGCACCTTCAACAGTTGGATTTCAGCGGAAACAGTGCCACTGTGGTGCCATGAACTGCAAACGCTTCCTTCCGCTTGATTTATCTATTCTCAGCTGA